In Drosophila yakuba strain Tai18E2 chromosome X, Prin_Dyak_Tai18E2_2.1, whole genome shotgun sequence, a single genomic region encodes these proteins:
- the LOC6525853 gene encoding mucin-19 isoform X2, whose product MQQMDDPPSLPVGTEVSAKYKGAFCEAKVSKVVRNIKVKVAYKQGLGSGIVPDDAIKAPTGQLRVGAVVEVRHPDRKELVEATITKIQDISQYTVVFDDGDITTLRRTALCLKSGRHFNESETLDQLPLTHPEHFGNPVVGGRRGRRRGHLNEDSSEDDDESDAKEVVNEKEENIGKVVCVETESKKKDKEKWFPALVVAPTAQATVRIRVKDEYLVRSFKDGRYYTVPKKEATEFTREVASKQDVPAVQAALEFLDSSVLPAHWDRDSLFGLTNISSDDEGEIDSDSSDDEPHEEKDRFVAQLYKYMDDRGTPLNKVPSILSRDVDLYRLFRAVQKRGGYNRVTSQNQWKLIAMRLGFTPCTVSVMNLVKQAYKKFLQPYGDFHRKLGCSMLMTSRNSNRSKGRSLVRANSVASPKPMEITKTETISKLAQPNQTNVVASTSSSAAAAAASSTPARAVSTASQSAAEESGNTSESSVVVEPPKKQRKGSAASSQQGKVKSLVEKYEEKSTAVQGTSSGSVAGSGVSGSSTAMATTSAAASTPANSSAAATGGSAAIATTGMNKDAESDLPLAKIKAAAVAAASTRHSMEKETNISSGSSASASSKANSAEMQRSRDASPSVAAPPSAGTSTSGGAAAPAQPTSTKKEKHQRSKQADKEKDKDKEKEEKQASSGKRKKEKISVEKIDTGDFVVGIGDKLKVNYHEKKSPSSHGSTYEAKVIEISVQRGVPMYLVHYTGWNNRYDEWVPRERIAENLTKGSKQKTRTISTSSANSGSGGGGGGGGGGGGGSFSVQGSQPPGVSDKHQPGKDGCSKVPPSSGNSTGPGAPSQSGALGGASSTPSLLSTVVKTPTTGGAKRGRGRSDSMPPRSTTPSSVVTHSGRTKSPAASQPQLQQQMKKRPTRVGPGTTTPRRVSDASMASESDSDSDEPVRRPKRQSTKDKPQASKAPPPGKGRVASRASSTAPAAHPSDDSEDDEEEEEPSATRSAPSKQQQQQAASLRGSRAGGNRAMSSGAASAKGRDYDLSEIRSELKGFQPKLLTNAATNDERKDLAKKEPSDEPALQDIKKEPKLESSAKSSSTELSSETESYADEDSQSSDYRKQPKGSGAGKKEPTATPSKLHHEPVSKRELAVKEEPLKIEPKTEPKEEESKSKPFLSGADIKPTALIAPARFGNTSAPQGASSSGPASTTAKYTSVIVEKPLTIGGKKSVEQHVPKKAELLKKQSGGAGGTAASSSLTSQESKKFAEPVASLKVEMPAACSPSSSSSSSSSFCSTGSAVSSSSATRSLPDMSKLEISSGTVPGSTPGAAASQSANATQVSSSSGAAKESKYSSSGGAAAGSGISMRKLLSSDVYEFKDTEPFEFEKRISPMASVGGTVAAGVTAPGPMATAGAASVITTVMPTPGASGSGGPANAPASAPVVVGSAARKQALKASAIQHILEHQSPTAGRERGYSGMTSSLSLLTAPKLKKRGSPLKEPALCLEKSKIFKLDKDQVQQPVEQKAQQLNAPTLGPVESYTAGIPEPMSPLSTPTTSSGHAQVSASSTYSQLTPHHATPFDALRKSPSFNLNITALNEELAQTVQETTRALTDALQPPTTPGPPPVSSSGSTPTAVTPVITQTPTAVSAALSCPGTPPTAANSVLASPKLSTPPQAINASKQPPAPHIVGSPFIETRNVFELSTSNEGSGYSSGESKDNKFEKLENVKILLAGAVGPFDLDAGSYEQKTSSIADKVLKAISQKKEEVENNKSKPPVESASTAAATATKTAGREEIVPSPTVKMELCSSAIKLDTLKLLSEPLKIQTGPLLGELYRPGPATSSPETKSILESSLPAKNSELSETIQKLECAIQQRKTPVGGALSLASSTAGTPPTAHTPNSTATAGAGFSDESMDSTDSEQRLVIEDVIAEEHTTTTTTGEQKSPGSQQEEGQTITATMATAVTAETEGTSSSTPTPPVPAPVKLELGAKAMPGIQAPIPLKPTEGSSFAGKLSGVAQPPPLAKLQQQEEMGQSHGQSKSVSSFGIPIVLPEIPASVVVATPALMVASAATVMRHSPGSTSNSPAPVLISPKTFLTAPKVGEVGGLLLKAYTGVGGAVVAGGAVPAGSVIAAAGGGTPTVISNFPQQQQQQQTSASQAAPEMAANYVIDAEMADAPNSSAPLVARPFVMHAVGKELFNVVAPAASSPLISDPHNESINLLCEETIPGSPAPIHGGTDQLPLAVNSALAIVGVTPLPPDTPPPVPVAAIQQQQHQLQSGQQQQAAKAGEVNPSAPNSSPDSASQDESGEETKKNAELEHEDSSGLGTLNKRKRTRKPLPMSAQTAAAVAAQLQSLGKRRRQVSGMRNQKAATATAGSDTDDNSDNIAPNAGQQQQQRQSARQQMMPQGNAQHQLLQQQQTQLQQGIQSTNSSGVRPCPYNFLVELDPALSSDECITILRKQIQDLRKAYNTIKGELAVIDRRRKKLRRREREKKQQQMHSQQQGKICA is encoded by the exons ATGCAG CAAATGGACGATCCGCCATCGCTGCCCGTGGGCACGGAGGTAAGTGCCAAGTACAAGGGCGCCTTCTGCGAGGCGAAGGTCAGCAAGGTGGTGCGCAATATCAAGGTGAAGGTGGCCTACAAGCAGGGCCTAGGATCCGGCATTGTTCCCGATGATGCCATCAAAGCGCCAACGGGCCAGTTGCGCGTCGGTGCGGTCGTGGAAGTGCGGCATCCGGATCGCAAGGAGCTCGTGGAGGCAACTATCACAAAGATCCAGGATATATCGCAGTACACGGTGGTCTTCGACGATGGCGACATCACCACTCTCAGGCGAACGGCTCTGTGCCTCAAGAGCGGCAGGCATTTTAATGAGAGCGAGACGCTGGACCAGCTGCCACTTACCCATCCGGAACACTTTGGCAATCCCGTGGTGGGTGGCCGAAGGGGCAGACGGCGCGGCCACCTGAACGAGGACAGTTccgaggacgacgacgaaaGCGATGCCAAGGAGGTGGTGAACGAGAAGGAGGAGAACATCGGCAAGGTGGTGTGCGTGGAGACGGAGTCCAAGAAGAAGGACAAGGAGAAGTGGTTTCCCGCTCTGGTGGTGGCACCCACCGCACAGGCCACCGTTCGCATCCGAGTGAAAGACGAATACCTGGTGCGCTCGTTCAAGGACGGACGCTATTACACGGTGCCCAAGAAGGAGGCCACCGAGTTCACCCGCGAAGTGGCGAGCAAGCAGGATGTGCCTGCTGTGCAGGCGGCCCTCGAGTTTCTGGACAGCAGTGTGCTGCCTGCCCACTGGGATAGGGACTCGCTGTTCGGCCTCACGAACATCTCCAGCGATGACGAGGGCGAGATTGACTCGGACTCCTCCGACGATGAGCCGCACGAGGAGAAGGATCGCTTCGTGGCCCAGCTGTACAAGTATATGGATGACCGGGGCACACCGCTAAACAAGGTGCCCTCGATCCTTAGCCGCGATGTGGATCTGTACCGCCTCTTCCGTGCGGTGCAGAAGCGAGGTGGCTACAACCGCGTCACCTCGCAGAATCAGTGGAAGCTCATTGCCATGCGCCTGGGCTTTACGCCCTGCACGGTGAGTGTGATGAATCTGGTGAAGCAGGCGTACAAGAAGTTCCTGCAACCGTACGGTGACTTCCATCGAAAGCTGGGCTGCTCCATGCTGATGACCTCGCGCAACTCCAACCGCAGCAAGGGTAGAAGCCTGGTGCGAGCCAATTCAGTGGCCTCGCCCAAGCCCATGGAGATCACGAAGACGGAGACGATCAGCAAGCTGGCCCAGCCCAATCAGACAAACGTGGTGGCCTCCACATCGAGCAGTGCAGCAGCTGCGGCAGCTTCTTCTACGCCGGCAAGAGCCGTGTCCACCGCCTCGCAGTCCGCAGCTGAGGAGTCGGGCAATACCAGCGAATCCAGCGTGGTGGTGGAGCCACCCAAGAAGCAAAGGAAGGGCTCAGCGGCCAGCAGTCAACAGGGCAAGGTCAAGAGTCTGGTGGAGAAGTACGAGGAAAAGTCCACTGCGGTTCAAGGCACATCGTCTGGATCAGTGGCCGGATCGGGAGTCAGCGGATCATCTACAGCCATGGCAACCACTTCGGCAGCTGCATCCACGCCGGCCAACTCGtcagcagccgcaacaggAGGCTCTGCTGCTATTGCGACCACGGGAATGAACAAGGATGCCGAATCGGATCTGCCGCTGGCCAAGATCAAGGCAGCGGCTGTGGCGGCCGCTTCCACCAGGCACAGCATGGAAAAGGAGACCAACATCAGTTCGGGCAGTAGCGCCTCCGCCTCCAGCAAGGCCAATTCCGCGGAGATGCAGCGCAGTCGGGATGCCTCACCATCGG TCGCTGCACCACCCTCGGCTGGCACAAGCACAtccggaggagcagctgcaccCGCCCAGCCCACGTCCACCAAGAAGGAGAAGCACCAGCGCAGCAAGCAGGCGGACAAGGagaaggacaaggacaaggaaaAGGAGGAGAAACAGGCCAGCAGCGGCAAGCGAAAGAAGGAGAAGATTAGCGTGGAGAAGATCGACACCGGTGACTTTGTGGTGGGCATAGGTGACAAGCTGAAGGTGAACTACCACGAGAAGAAGTCGCCCAGCTCGCATGGCAGCACCTACGAGGCCAAGGTCATCGAGATCAGTGTCCAGCGCGGAGTGCCGATGTACCTGGTCCACTACACAGGCTGGAACAATCGCTACGATGAGTGGGTGCCACGCGAACGGATTGCCGAGAACCTGACCAAGGGATCCAAGCAGAAAACTCGCACCATTAGCACCAGCAGTGCCAACAGCGGCAgtggaggcggcggtggtggtggtggaggaggaggtggaggttCCTTTTCGGTGCAGGGCTCACAGCCGCCAGGAGTGTCCGATAAGCATCAGCCAGGCAAGGATGGCTGCTCCAAAGTGCCACCGTCATCGGGAAATTCGACTGGACCCGGAGCTCCATCGCAGTCGGGAGCTCTGGGAGGCGCCAGCTCCACACCCTCGCTGCTCTCTACCGTGGTCAAGACTCCGACTACGGGAGGAGCCAAGCGCGGACGGGGACGCAGCGACTCCATGCCACCGCGTTCCACCACACCCTCATCGGTGGTGACCCACTCTGGTCGCACCAAATCCCCGGCTGCTTCACAGCCGCAACTCCAGCAACAGATGAAGAAGCGCCCGACGCGTGTCGGTCCCGGGACCACCACTCCACGTCGCGTCTCCGATGCTTCAATGGCCTCCGAATCCGATTCAGATTCCGATGAGCCGGTGCGGCGTCCTAAGAGGCAGAGTACGAAGGACAAACCACAAGCGAGCAAAGCGCCGCCGCCAGGAAAGGGACGCGTTGCGAGTAGGGCCTCCTCCACGGCACCCGCTGCCCATCCCAGCGATGATTCCGAGGATGATGAGGAGGAAGAGGAACCATCGGCGACCAGATCAGCTCCGtccaagcagcagcaacagcaggctGCCTCTTTGCGTGGATCCCGGGCTGGCGGCAATCGTGCCATGAGTAGTGGCGCCGCTTCCGCCAAGGGACGGGACTATGATCTCAGCGAGATTAGGTCGGAGCTCAAGGGATTCCAGCCGAAGCTCCTGACGAACGCCGCGACCAACGACGAGCGCAAGGATCTTGCGAAGAAGGAGCCATCCGATGAGCCAGCGTTGCAGGACATCAAAAAGGAGCCCAAACTGGAGTCGTCAGCCAAGAGCAGCTCCACGGAACTGTCCTCGGAAACGGAATCTTATGCGGACGAAGACTCGCAGTCCTCCGACTACCGCAAACAACCGAAGGGATCTGGAGCAGGCAAAAAGGAACCCACAGCCACTCCATCCAAATTACATCATGAACCAGTGTCCAAAAGAGAACTGGCCGTCAAAGAAGAGCCTCTGAAAATCGAACCCAAAACGGAGCCCAAGGAGGAGGAATCGAAGAGCAAACCCTTCTTGTCGGGTGCAGACATCAAACCCACCGCCCTGATAGCGCCAGCTAGATTCGGTAATACCTCAGCTCCCCAAGGAGCCAGCTCATCCGGACCGGCCTCCACTACGGCCAAATACACATCGGTGATCGTGGAGAAGCCCCTTACAATTGGCGGCAAGAAGTCAGTGGAGCAGCATGTGCCCAAGAAGGCAGAACTTCTCAAGAAGCAATCCGGCGGCGCAGGCGGAACGGCTGCCAGCTCTTCCCTGACCAGTCAGGAGTCTAAGAAGTTTGCAGAGCCAGTGGCAAGCTTGAAAGTGGAAATGCCGGCAGCTTGCTCgccctcgtcgtcctcctcctcatccagTTCCTTCTGTTCGACAGGATCCGCGGTGAGTTCGAGTTCGGCCACTCGTTCGCTGCCGGATATGAGCAAACTGGAGATCAGCAGTGGCACTGTCCCAGGATCGACGCCGGGAGCAGCGGCTTCGCAGTCAGCCAATGCCACACAAGTCAGCAGCTCGTCCGGTGCGGCCAAGGAGTCGAAGTACAGCAGCagtggaggagctgctgcaggttCGGGAATAAGCATGCGGAAGCTACTATCCTCGGATGTCTATGAGTTCAAGGACACGGAGCCCTTTGAGTTCGAAAAGCGCATCTCTCCAATGGCCTCTGTGGGCGGAACTGTGGCTGCCGGAGTCACTGCACCCGGACCAATGGCGACTGCAGGAGCTGCTTCGGTTATCACGACCGTGATGCCAACACCAGGAGCCTCCGGATCAGGTGGGCCAGCAAATGCACCCGCTTCAGCGCCAGTGGTGGTCGGATCGGCGGCCAGGAAGCAAGCTCTCAAGGCCAGCGCCATTCAGCACATCCTGGAGCACCAAAGTCCCACCGCTGGTCGCGAGCGTGGCTACAGTGGTATGACATCATCATTGAGCCTACTAacagcgcccaagcttaaaaAGAGGGGCTCTCCACTGAAGGAGCCAGCCTTGTGCCTGGAGAAGTCGAAGATCTTCAAGTTGGATAAGGATCAAGTCCAGCAGCCGGTGGAGCAGAAGGCTCAGCAGCTAAACGCACCCACCTTAGGGCCAGTAGAATCATACACAGCTGGCATACCGGAGCCCATGTCGCCCTTGAGTACGCCAACTACATCGAGTGGCCATGCCCAGGTGTCAGCCTCTTCGACTTACAGCCAACTGACTCCGCATCATGCCACACCCTTCGATGCCTTGAGGAAGTCGCCCAGTTTTAATCTGAACATCACCGCCTTGAACGAGGAACTGGCACAGACTGTGCAAGAGACCACTCGTGCGCTAACGGATGCACTGCAGCCCCCAACTACGCCTGGCCCGCCGCCAGTGTCGTCAAGTGGTTCCACACCAACTGCAGTGACACCAGTGATCACCCAAACGCCCACAGCTGTGTCAGCCGCCTTGAGTTGTCCCGGCACACCACCCACGGCGGCGAACTCAGTGTTGGCCTCGCCCAAGCTGAGTACACCACCGCAGGCCATCAATGCCAGCAAGCAGCCGCCAGCTCCCCACATTGTGGGCAGCCCCTTCATCGAAACGAGGAACGTGTTCGAGCTGAGCACATCCAACGAGGGCAGTGGCTACAGTTCGGGCGAGTCCAAGGACAACAAGTTTGAGAAACTGGAGAACGTGAAAATCCTGCTCGCCGGAGCAGTGGGGCCCTTCGATCTGGATGCCGGCAGCTATGAGCAAAAGACCAGCTCCATAGCGGACAAGGTGCTGAAGGCCATCAGTCAGAAaaaggaggaggtggagaacAACAAGAGCAAGCCACCGGTGGAATCCGCATCCACCGccgctgccaccgccaccaagACAGCAGGGCGTGAGGAGATAGTGCCAAGTCCGACGGTCAAAATGGAACTGTGCAGCAGTGCCATCAAGCTTGACACCCTGAAGCTGTTGAGCGAACCACTCAAGATACAAACGGGTCCACTTTTGGGCGAACTGTATAGACCCGGACCGGCAACTAGCAGTCCGGAAACCAAATCCATTCTGGAGTCTTCGCTGCCGGCAAAGAACAGCGAGTTAAGCGAAACGATTCAGAAACTGGAGTGTGCCATACAGCAGCGAAAGACACCGGTCGGTGGAGCACTCTCGCTGGCCAGCTCTACGGCAGGCACTCCACCCACAGCCCATACTCCGAACTCGACGGCCACTGCCGGAGCAGGATTCTCAGACGAATCAATGGACAGCACCGACTCCGAGCAGCGTCTGGTCATCGAGGATGTGATAGCGGAAGAGCACACAACGACCACAACAACTGGCGAGCAAAAGAGTCCGGGATCCCAACAAGAGGAGGGTCAAACTATTACGGCCACTATGGCCACGGCGGTTACCGCCGAAACGGAgggcaccagcagcagcacaccCACGCCACCGGTTCCTGCGCCCGTTAAATTGGAACTGGGTGCTAAGGCTATGCCAGGAATCCAAGCACCCATTCCTCTGAAGCCCACAGAGGGTAGCTCCTTTGCTGGGAAACTCTCCGGAGTAGCTCAACCCCCACCGCTGGCCAAGCTCCAGCAACAGGAGGAGATGGGTCAGTCGCACGGCCAGTCGAAGAGTGTCAGCTCCTTCGGCATTCCCATTGTGCTTCCCGAGATCCCCGCCTCTGTGGTGGTGGCCACGCCAGCCCTCATGGTGGCCTCCGCCGCCACGGTGATGCGTCACAGTCCTGGCTCCACGTCGAACTCGCCCGCACCCGTCCTGATCTCTCCCAAAACTTTCCTGACCGCACCGAAAGTGGGCGAAGTTGGTGGACTGCTGCTGAAGGCCTATACAGGAGTGGGCGGAGCAGTGGTGGCAGGAGGAGCAGTACCAGCCGGAAGTGTGATAGCAGCAGCCGGCGGTGGAACACCCACTGTCATCTCCAATTTcccccaacagcagcagcagcagcagactAGCGCGTCTCAAGCGGCACCTGAGATGGCCGCCAATTACGTTATAGACGCGGAGATGGCCGATGCGCCCAACAGCAGTGCCCCTCTGGTAGCACGGCCATTTGTGATGCACGCCGTGGGCAAGGAACTGTTCAATGTGGTCGCACCCGCTGCCAGCTCCCCCTTAATCAGCGATCCTCACAACGAGTCCATTAATTTGCTGTGTGAGGAAACCATACCGGGCAGTCCGGCGCCCATTCACGGTGGCACCGATCAGTTACCACTCGCCGTGAATTCGGCGCTAGCCATCGTGGGCGTTACGCCCCTGCCGCCAGATACGCCGCCACCCGTGCCAGTTGCTGCCatccagcaacagcagcatcaactGCAAAGcggtcagcagcagcaggcggccaAGGCGGGCGAGGTCAATCCCTCGGCGCCCAACAGTTCGCCGGACTCGGCCAGCCAGGATGAGAGTGGCGAGGAGACGAAGAAGAATGCCGAGCTCGAGCACGAGGACTCCAGCGGACTGGGTACGCTGAACAAGCGCAAGCGCACCCGCAAACCTCTACCGATGAGCGCCCAGACGGCGGCAGCCGTTGCGGCCCAGCTCCAATCCCTGGGCAAGAGGCGACGCCAGGTGTCCGGAATGCGCAATCAGAAAGCCGCAACCGCCACTG CGGGCTCCGATACCGACGACAACTCTGATAACATAGCGCCGAACGCaggacaacagcagcagcagcgacagaGCGCCCGCCAACAGATGATGCCCCAGGGCAACGCGCAACACCAactgctgcaacagcagcagacgcAACTGCAGCAGGGTATCCAGTCGACGAACTCTTCGGGCGTGCGTCCATGTCCGTACAACTTCCTCGTTGAGCTGG ATCCAGCGCTCAGCTCCGACGAGTGCATCACGATCCTGCGCAAACAGATCCAGGATCTGCGCAAGGCCTACAACACCATCAAGGGTGAACTGGCGGTCATCGATCGCCGGCGCAAGAAGCTGCGTCGCCGTGAGCGcgagaagaagcagcagcagatgcacAGCCAACAGCAGGGCAAGATCTGTGCCTAG